One Pygocentrus nattereri isolate fPygNat1 chromosome 12, fPygNat1.pri, whole genome shotgun sequence DNA window includes the following coding sequences:
- the LOC108437106 gene encoding interferon-induced protein 44-like, with protein MGLEAEESGGIKPEDVIEVLKGHILDGYTFNPVQSITKDHKKYNKNPKLCDKVHCLVSIVPADNLSIMNSKVIDKMRTIRQKATELAIPQVIVLTKVDQTCMMVNEDLRNISRSKKIKEKVQECSNILGNSPNSIYPVKNYHAETTQDDDTDALILMALRDIVNFANDHVEDQLGTDNM; from the exons ATGGGCCTTGAGGCAGAGGAATCTGGTGGGATAAAACCTGAAGATGTCATTGAAGTATTAAAGGGACACATATTAGATGGCTACACT TTTAATCCTGTGCAGAGTATAACTAAGGACCACAAGAAGTACAATAAAAATCCAAAACTATGTGATAAAGTTCACTGTCTGGTGAGCATTGTTCCTGCAGATAATCTCTCAATAATGAATAGCAAAGTGATTGACAAAATGAGGACAATTCGACAGAAAGCCACAGAGCTGG CCATACCACAAGTGATTGTGTTGACCAAAGTGGATCAAACATGCATGATGGTCAACGAAGACTTGAGAAATATCAGTCGCAGTAAAAAGATCAAAGAGAAG GTACAGGAGTGCAGTAATATACTGGGCAACTCCCCAAACTCCATCTACCCTGTGAAGAACTACCATGCAGAGACCACCCAAGATGACGACACTGACGCTCTCATCCTCATGGCACTGAGGGATATTGTCAACTTTGCCAATGACCATGTGGAGGATCAGCTGGGAACAGATAACATGTGA